In Synergistaceae bacterium, a single genomic region encodes these proteins:
- the ruvA gene encoding Holliday junction branch migration protein RuvA codes for MLRSLTGKIRSVCDNVVVLDVGGIGFELLCTGRATSLCTEGEDADLITHVQFSDAGPTLFGFADERERHLFLKLITVKGVGGKMAMNILKFASSEHIVSWIVSSDIKAMMRVPGVGRKTAERLCFEMRPHLTDAEGELLTGPVSPRDEKFATAIEALRTLGFAQNEVREMISKLKKSGLLEDEELTEEKIIRLALKELKRH; via the coding sequence ATGCTTAGGTCTCTGACGGGCAAGATCAGATCCGTATGCGACAATGTGGTTGTCCTCGACGTCGGCGGCATCGGGTTCGAGCTGCTGTGCACGGGACGGGCCACTTCCCTCTGCACGGAGGGAGAGGACGCGGACCTCATCACGCACGTGCAGTTCTCCGACGCTGGCCCCACACTGTTCGGGTTCGCGGACGAGAGGGAGAGGCATCTATTTCTCAAACTGATCACTGTGAAGGGCGTGGGCGGAAAGATGGCGATGAACATCCTGAAGTTCGCCTCCTCGGAGCACATAGTCTCGTGGATAGTGTCCTCGGATATAAAAGCCATGATGAGAGTTCCCGGCGTGGGCCGCAAGACGGCCGAGCGGCTATGCTTCGAGATGCGTCCACATTTGACGGATGCGGAAGGGGAACTGTTGACGGGGCCTGTCTCTCCGCGTGACGAAAAATTCGCCACGGCCATCGAGGCCCTACGCACGCTTGGATTCGCCCAAAACGAAGTGAGAGAGATGATATCCAAGCTGAAAAAGTCAGGCCTTCTCGAGGACGAGGAGCTCACGGAGGAAAAGATCATCCGGCTCGCCCTCAAGGAACTGAAGCGACACTGA